One window of the Branchiostoma lanceolatum isolate klBraLanc5 chromosome 3, klBraLanc5.hap2, whole genome shotgun sequence genome contains the following:
- the LOC136431223 gene encoding cytochrome P450 2U1-like, translating into MELLLLVALVLLVVYLYVEDLRLRRKYPPGPRAWPIVGNLRDLARGPHRVFAEWRLKYGDIFTVWLGSRPAVVLNGQDAVKEALQKHGDIFSSRPDLFLWGRTIRTKGKGIATAPYGPEWKETRKVALTWLNTFGAGKQSLEPTIVQEAQDLVQVFKDKRGQPFDPTLSLGLAVSNVICSVVFGRRFNHDDERFSHLMELNSRYFRAYASAQVLNVYPKLRYVPSVRRNLEEVVTCSEEIRSFVIEVIQEHRETFDPNNIRDVIDGFLLEEHRGNRILSELPGDNVINVIKNLFTAGTDTTATTLRWALLYLVKNPDVQRKVQDEIDVRLGKQTRVSILLREHLPYTEATIREAQRIRTISPSSVPHETTAPTTILGHQIPSGTFIVPNLWSLHMDPKYWPDPERFDPTRFLDADGQLAPRTESFLPFSTGPRKCLGEQLAKYELFLFFTSLLQQFTFKMPEGALTPDTEGIVGQVFSPRPFEICVIPRI; encoded by the exons ATGGAGTTGTTACTTCTTGTAGCCTTGGTGTTGCTTGTAGTCTACCTGTACGTAGAAGATCTCAGGTTGAGGAGGAAATACCCACCCGGGCCTCGTGCCTGGCCGATCGTCGGGAACCTGCGCGACCTCGCCCGGGGACCACACCGAGTGTTCGCTGAATGGAGACTGAAATATGGTGACATCTTCAC TGTCTGGCTCGGCTCTCGCCCAGCAGTCGTGCTGAACGGACAGGACGCCGTGAAAGAAGCTCTGCAGAAACATGGCGACATCTTTTCGTCTCGTCCGGACTTGTTCCTGTGGGGACGAACAATACGGACCAAAGGAAAAG GTATTGCCACGGCCCCCTACGGCCCCGAGTGGAAGGAGACCCGAAAGGTGGCGCTGACTTGGCTCAACACCTTCGGGGCAGGGAAGCAGAGTTTGGAGCCCACCATCGTGCAGGAGGCGCAGGATCTGGTTCAAGTTTTCAAGGATAAACGTGGCCAACCGTTCGACCCTACATTATCCCTAGGCCTCGCGGTTTCCAACGTGATCTGTTCCGTAGTGTTCGGCCGGAGATTCAACCATGATGATGAGCGTTTCTCTCACCTGATGGAGCTCAACAGTCGGTACTTCCGCGCATATGCGTCCGCTCAG GTATTAAATGTTTACCCCAAACTGCGGTACGTCCCGTCCGTGCGGCGGAACCTGGAGGAGGTGGTGACGTGCAGCGAGGAGATCCGCAGCTTCGTCATCGAAGTCATCCAGGAGCACAGAGAGACCTTTGACCCGAACAACATCAGGGACGTCATCGATGGTTTTCTTCTGGAAGAGCACCGGG GGAACAGAATATTGTCTGAACTGCCAGGAGATAACGTCATCAACGTCATCAAGAACCTTTTCACAGCGGGAACCGACACCACCGCCACCACGCTCCGCTGGGCCCTGCTGTACCTGGTGAAGAACCCGGATGTACAGCGCAAGGTGCAGGATGAGATCGATGTGAGGCTTGGAAAACAG ACCCGGGTATCTATACTGCTGCGAGAACACCTTCCCTACACGGAGGCGACCATACGCGAGGCCCAGCGGATCCGGACCATCTCTCCTTCCTCTGTTCCTCACGAGACCACAGCTCCTACAACAATCCTGGGACATCAG ATCCCTTCCGGAACGTTCATAGTGCCCAACCTGTGGTCTCTCCACATGGACCCGAAGTACTGGCCCGACCCGGAGAGGTTCGACCCGACCCGTTTCCTGGACGCTGACGGGCAGCTGGCACCGCGAACAGAGTCCTTCTTGCCATTCAGCACAG GTCCTCGCAAGTGCCTCGGAGAACAGCTGGCCAAGTACGAGCTGTTCCTGTTCTTCACCTCCCTGCTGCAGCAGTTCACTTTCAAGATGCCAGAGGGCGCTCTAACGCCAGACACGGAGGGAATCGTCGGTCAAGTGTTTTCTCCTCGGCCATTCGAAATCTGTGTAATCCCTCGAATTTAA